Proteins encoded within one genomic window of Streptomyces sp. NBC_01314:
- a CDS encoding RICIN domain-containing protein: MLRRAFTFMLAAAVSMSALLITGSPAQAAQVTVTNATQFTDTTGAVVHAHGGGVIKVGTYYYWFGENRNADNTFKAVSAYRSTDLKTWEFRNNVLTQASNPELAVANIERPKVIFNSTTGKYVLWMHKENGSDYNQARAAVAVSDTIDGAYTWQGSFRPPTGTTSRDMTLFKDDDGTAYQITSAAGNADLQIWKLTADYTGYDSLTANPWAGTFREAPALFKRNGVYFMLTSGNSGWKPNQQRYATATSIAGPWTAMSDIGDATGYGSQTTFVLPVQGTSGTSYLYMGDRWGNSMDGTVNDSQYVWLPLTFPTKTTMNLPWYPQISIDTSAGTVSGVGGGPYYNLVARHSGKCLDISDNSAADNAVAVQYTCIAGLNQQWRLQDAGDGYVRVLAQHSGKCLDVANNSTADGAFVNQYRCGTGTNQQFQFQDQGNGYYRLMARHSGKCLDVNNASTVNGARLIQWTCGTGTNQQFQRPAA, encoded by the coding sequence ATGCTCAGACGCGCCTTCACCTTCATGCTAGCCGCCGCCGTGAGTATGTCCGCACTGCTCATCACCGGATCCCCCGCCCAGGCCGCCCAGGTCACCGTCACCAACGCGACGCAGTTCACCGACACCACGGGAGCCGTGGTGCACGCCCACGGCGGCGGGGTGATCAAGGTCGGCACCTACTACTACTGGTTCGGCGAGAACCGCAACGCCGACAACACCTTCAAGGCCGTCTCCGCCTACCGCTCGACCGATCTGAAGACGTGGGAGTTCAGGAACAACGTCCTGACCCAGGCCAGCAACCCCGAACTGGCCGTCGCCAACATCGAGCGCCCCAAGGTCATCTTCAACAGCACCACCGGCAAGTACGTCCTGTGGATGCACAAGGAGAACGGCAGCGACTACAACCAGGCTCGCGCCGCCGTCGCCGTCTCCGACACCATCGACGGCGCCTACACCTGGCAGGGAAGCTTCCGGCCCCCGACCGGCACCACGTCCCGCGACATGACCCTGTTCAAGGACGACGACGGCACCGCTTACCAAATCACCTCGGCCGCCGGCAACGCCGACCTGCAGATCTGGAAGCTCACCGCCGACTACACCGGCTACGACAGCCTGACCGCGAACCCCTGGGCCGGCACCTTCCGGGAGGCCCCCGCGCTGTTCAAGCGCAACGGCGTCTACTTCATGCTGACCTCCGGCAACAGCGGCTGGAAGCCCAACCAGCAGAGGTACGCCACCGCCACCAGCATCGCCGGGCCCTGGACCGCCATGAGCGACATCGGCGACGCCACCGGCTACGGCTCACAGACCACGTTCGTCCTGCCCGTCCAGGGCACTTCGGGCACCTCGTACCTCTACATGGGCGACCGCTGGGGCAACTCCATGGACGGCACGGTCAACGACTCGCAGTACGTCTGGCTCCCGCTGACCTTCCCCACCAAAACAACCATGAACCTGCCGTGGTACCCGCAGATCTCCATCGACACCAGCGCCGGCACGGTCAGCGGCGTGGGCGGCGGCCCCTACTACAACCTGGTCGCCCGGCACAGCGGCAAGTGCCTCGACATCTCCGACAACTCGGCCGCCGACAATGCGGTCGCCGTCCAGTACACCTGCATCGCCGGCCTCAACCAGCAGTGGCGGCTGCAGGACGCGGGTGACGGATACGTCCGCGTCCTCGCCCAGCACAGCGGCAAGTGCCTCGACGTCGCGAACAACTCCACCGCCGACGGCGCCTTCGTCAACCAGTACCGCTGTGGCACCGGCACCAACCAGCAGTTCCAGTTCCAGGACCAGGGCAACGGCTACTACCGCCTCATGGCCCGGCACAGCGGCAAGTGCCTCGACGTGAACAACGCGTCCACCGTCAACGGCGCCCGCCTCATCCAGTGGACCTGCGGCACCGGCACCAACCAGCAGTTCCAGCGGCCGGCCGCCTAG
- a CDS encoding winged helix-turn-helix transcriptional regulator: MTEALEPPGTAHAAPLPWDRDAWDLEPDSIALALRVLTPQTAGMIMREAFFGTRRFDDFLTRVGVSSGVLAARLRDLVSEGLLEKRPYQEPGSRVREEYRLTDKGRGLVPALVALIDWADHWLVGPEGSTVTVRHRDCDAPVRTGLICAAGHEVGATRDLVAAPGPAARPAGVEAAASGSG, translated from the coding sequence ATGACTGAGGCACTCGAGCCACCCGGCACTGCCCACGCGGCACCCCTGCCGTGGGACAGGGATGCCTGGGATCTGGAGCCGGACTCGATCGCACTGGCGCTGCGGGTGCTGACTCCGCAGACAGCGGGCATGATCATGCGTGAGGCGTTTTTCGGCACCCGGCGATTCGACGACTTCCTGACCCGCGTGGGCGTGAGCTCCGGAGTGCTCGCGGCCCGCCTGCGCGACCTGGTCTCGGAAGGTCTTCTGGAGAAGCGCCCCTATCAGGAGCCGGGTTCACGCGTGCGTGAGGAGTACCGGCTCACAGACAAGGGCCGCGGCCTCGTCCCCGCCCTGGTGGCCCTGATCGACTGGGCCGACCACTGGCTCGTCGGGCCCGAGGGGTCCACCGTCACAGTGCGTCACCGTGACTGCGACGCTCCCGTAAGGACGGGGCTGATCTGCGCCGCCGGTCACGAGGTCGGTGCCACCCGGGACCTGGTGGCCGCGCCGGGCCCCGCCGCCAGGCCCGCCGGGGTGGAGGCGGCAGCGTCGGGCAGCGGTTGA
- a CDS encoding phytoene desaturase family protein: protein MTAGESYRRSAVADSWDAIVIGSGIGGLTAAAFLARTGKRVLVLEKHSTAGGATQVFKRAGYEWDAGLHYMGEVHRPNAGLRRIFDHISGGKLEWERMPDVYNKIVIGDRTYEYPSGATRFKERMKEYFPAEAEAIDRYVDLVFEANRAASPFFAQRSLPQPDGDALYDDLCGPFRSFSDRTVTEVLSELTDDEELRAVLCGHYGDYCMDPGRASFGMHAMLIRHYIDGANFPVGGSGRLAETICDVIREEGGAVLVAAEVGSVLLSETGEARGVSMADGRKFLAPVVISNAGALNTMTRLLPKEADTAGLADSCRAIGPSLTWVVLNIGLKESASSLGLDPGNIWAHTGPDIDAQVAAYEADPQSRPMPLYFLSFPSAKDPQWETRHPGRATIDICGLTAWSLFEPYADTAWMNRGAEYEQLKERLSAELLEQVLRFCPQLTGKIDHLELATPLSFNHFLGRRHGDFMSLAHTPQRFADRTLGTRTPVPNLFLSGQDVVAAGVSGAIVGGVVAASAVLGRDALQELPTV, encoded by the coding sequence GTGACTGCCGGTGAGAGCTATCGACGAAGTGCGGTCGCGGATTCCTGGGACGCGATCGTCATCGGATCCGGGATCGGAGGGCTGACTGCGGCCGCGTTCCTGGCCCGTACGGGAAAACGTGTCCTGGTGCTGGAGAAGCACAGCACCGCCGGCGGTGCCACCCAGGTCTTCAAACGGGCCGGCTACGAATGGGACGCCGGTCTGCACTACATGGGCGAAGTGCACCGGCCCAACGCCGGCCTGCGCAGGATCTTCGACCACATCAGCGGCGGAAAGCTCGAGTGGGAGCGTATGCCGGACGTCTACAACAAGATCGTCATCGGCGACCGCACGTACGAGTACCCCTCGGGGGCCACGCGGTTCAAGGAGCGGATGAAGGAGTACTTCCCGGCCGAGGCCGAGGCCATCGACCGGTACGTCGATCTTGTCTTCGAGGCGAACCGGGCCGCGAGCCCCTTCTTCGCGCAGCGCAGTCTGCCGCAGCCGGACGGCGACGCCCTCTACGACGACCTGTGCGGCCCCTTCCGGAGCTTCTCCGACCGCACGGTGACGGAGGTCCTCTCCGAGCTCACCGACGACGAGGAGCTCAGGGCGGTGCTGTGCGGGCACTACGGCGACTACTGCATGGACCCGGGCCGTGCGTCCTTCGGTATGCACGCCATGCTGATCCGGCATTACATCGACGGCGCCAACTTCCCGGTGGGCGGATCGGGCCGGCTGGCGGAGACGATCTGCGACGTGATCCGTGAGGAGGGCGGCGCGGTCCTGGTGGCGGCCGAGGTGGGTTCGGTACTGCTGTCGGAAACCGGCGAGGCCCGCGGGGTGTCCATGGCCGACGGCCGGAAGTTCCTGGCCCCGGTGGTGATCAGCAACGCCGGCGCGCTGAACACCATGACGCGGCTGCTGCCGAAGGAGGCCGACACCGCGGGCCTCGCCGACAGTTGCCGGGCCATCGGGCCCTCACTCACCTGGGTCGTCCTGAACATCGGCCTCAAGGAATCCGCCTCCTCACTGGGCCTTGACCCCGGCAACATCTGGGCACACACCGGCCCCGACATCGACGCCCAGGTCGCCGCCTACGAAGCCGATCCGCAAAGCCGCCCCATGCCGTTGTACTTCCTCTCCTTCCCCTCGGCGAAGGACCCGCAATGGGAGACACGTCATCCGGGCCGGGCCACCATCGACATCTGCGGCCTGACCGCCTGGTCCCTGTTCGAGCCCTACGCCGACACCGCCTGGATGAACCGCGGGGCCGAGTACGAGCAGCTCAAGGAACGCCTGAGCGCCGAACTCCTGGAGCAGGTGCTGCGCTTCTGCCCGCAACTCACCGGAAAGATCGACCACCTGGAGCTGGCCACCCCCCTGAGCTTCAACCACTTCCTGGGGCGCCGGCACGGCGACTTCATGTCCCTCGCGCACACTCCACAGCGGTTCGCCGACCGTACCCTGGGCACCAGAACGCCGGTGCCCAACCTGTTCCTCAGCGGGCAGGACGTCGTGGCAGCCGGAGTCAGCGGCGCCATCGTGGGCGGCGTCGTCGCCGCGTCCGCGGTACTGGGGCGTGACGCGCTCCAAGAACTGCCCACCGTGTGA
- a CDS encoding dodecin, with amino-acid sequence MTDHVYRVTEIVGSSGESVDHAIRNGVSRAAQTLRNLDWFEVTQVRGHIEDGQIAHYQVGLKVGFRLDDDTD; translated from the coding sequence ATGACCGACCACGTTTACCGGGTCACCGAGATCGTCGGCAGTTCGGGCGAGAGCGTCGACCACGCCATCCGCAACGGCGTCTCCCGCGCCGCACAGACCCTGCGCAACCTGGACTGGTTCGAGGTGACCCAGGTCCGCGGGCACATCGAGGACGGGCAGATCGCGCACTACCAGGTCGGCCTCAAGGTCGGCTTCCGACTGGACGACGACACCGACTGA
- a CDS encoding FAD-dependent oxidoreductase — MPDGEIIVIGGGYGGIRLAKQLDEVGRVTLVDRKEVFFHRIAALRAGVHEKWTTTPFIPYDRLLRHGRVVVNKAVGIDTAERRVKLATGERLPYDVVVIATGADYPEPARFLGTTTEEAGKTFAAHQESVAAAGHVLVVGGGPGGVELSAEIRLARPDARVTLAHAGPELLSSTGSKWAGRRALAWLEAHDVQVRLDSFISPGPDFGTYRDGRGNLIEADLSFWANGTTPNTLWLRLAGHGDWLNAAGHVKVDRMLRVDGRRDVFAVGDVNDVSELKVSPVAFAQADIAAHNIRAYLGSSGKHRKEPRLYRPIRRIPMIVPLGPADGLTLLPVPGGETAVLGARTSTLAKAKTLMTPYIRKQLGYTA, encoded by the coding sequence GTGCCTGACGGTGAAATAATCGTGATCGGCGGCGGATACGGGGGCATCCGCCTCGCCAAGCAGCTGGACGAGGTCGGACGGGTCACCCTCGTGGACCGCAAAGAAGTCTTCTTCCATCGCATCGCCGCGCTGCGCGCGGGCGTGCACGAAAAATGGACTACGACGCCCTTCATCCCGTACGACCGGCTGCTGCGCCATGGCCGTGTCGTGGTGAACAAGGCGGTCGGCATCGACACCGCCGAGCGGCGGGTGAAGCTCGCCACGGGTGAGCGGCTGCCGTACGACGTGGTGGTCATCGCCACCGGCGCGGACTATCCGGAGCCTGCCCGTTTCCTGGGCACCACCACCGAGGAGGCGGGCAAGACGTTCGCCGCGCACCAGGAGAGCGTGGCGGCCGCCGGGCACGTCCTGGTCGTCGGCGGCGGGCCGGGCGGTGTGGAACTCTCCGCCGAGATCCGGCTGGCCCGGCCGGACGCGCGGGTCACCCTCGCGCACGCCGGGCCCGAACTGCTCAGCTCCACCGGCAGCAAGTGGGCCGGACGGCGGGCCCTGGCCTGGCTGGAGGCGCACGACGTGCAGGTACGGCTCGACTCGTTCATCTCCCCCGGGCCCGACTTCGGCACCTACCGGGACGGGCGGGGCAACCTCATCGAGGCCGACCTCTCCTTCTGGGCCAACGGCACCACGCCGAACACGCTCTGGCTGCGGCTGGCCGGGCACGGGGACTGGCTCAACGCCGCCGGGCACGTCAAGGTCGACCGGATGCTGCGGGTCGACGGGCGGCGCGACGTGTTCGCGGTCGGTGACGTGAACGACGTCAGCGAGCTGAAGGTCTCCCCCGTCGCGTTCGCCCAGGCGGACATCGCCGCCCACAACATCCGCGCCTATCTGGGGAGTTCGGGCAAGCACCGCAAGGAGCCGCGCCTGTACCGGCCGATCCGGCGGATCCCTATGATCGTGCCCCTCGGTCCGGCCGACGGGCTCACGCTCCTGCCCGTGCCGGGCGGCGAGACGGCCGTGCTCGGCGCCCGCACGTCCACGCTCGCGAAGGCGAAGACGCTGATGACGCCGTATATACGGAAGCAGCTCGGCTATACGGCGTGA
- a CDS encoding MarR family winged helix-turn-helix transcriptional regulator, giving the protein MSPSPLPSDPASPEVIEIERALTRITYLSTRARAHERLMSLAGVPLDRAAVALLRQIADSEPLRPGELANRLGVEASHVTRQVQQLQKTGHVTRVPDPDDRRAQRIELTAAGKQAIGRIREAGVRGMQMALSEWSPEELQQLAGLFHRMVDDFLAHANDLVEQEQEQEQEPVGAARVD; this is encoded by the coding sequence ATGTCCCCCTCACCGCTACCCTCCGACCCCGCTTCCCCGGAAGTGATCGAGATCGAGCGAGCCCTCACTCGCATCACCTACCTCAGCACCCGGGCCCGGGCGCACGAGCGGCTGATGAGTCTGGCCGGGGTGCCGCTGGACCGTGCCGCGGTGGCCCTGCTCCGGCAGATCGCCGACTCCGAGCCGCTGCGCCCGGGGGAGCTGGCCAACCGCCTGGGTGTCGAGGCGTCCCACGTCACCCGTCAGGTCCAGCAGCTTCAGAAGACCGGCCACGTCACCCGTGTACCCGACCCGGACGACCGCCGCGCCCAGCGCATCGAACTGACGGCAGCCGGCAAGCAGGCCATAGGCCGCATCCGCGAAGCCGGTGTCCGCGGTATGCAGATGGCGCTGTCCGAGTGGTCGCCCGAGGAACTCCAGCAGCTCGCGGGACTCTTCCACAGGATGGTCGACGACTTCCTCGCCCACGCGAACGACCTCGTGGAGCAGGAGCAGGAGCAGGAGCAGGAGCCGGTGGGTGCGGCCCGGGTCGACTGA
- a CDS encoding alpha/beta hydrolase fold domain-containing protein, with translation MSLLARPAVAALAAKAMQRLLAVASRRASGPGSTAHWFARLPEYARTTRELTIPTSFGPARAVLYLPVGTENAPPPPVHVNFHGGGYVMPQIELDDPLCRCLAAEAGVAVLNVDYVVAPQHPFPAPPRQAFEVVRWVAGHGGAHGWDGERLSVGGQSAGGGLAAAVARQALEEGGPSIALQVLHYAPLDLATAARDKRAAIARPMLRPWMADVFDSAYIPDPKQRGDRLASPAHPSDTADLKGIAPAFVVTAEHDLLKAEGVAYADRLRRAGSLVGHHDVTGADHGYDTRDDARAREVYPLIAEQVRRAFGEETS, from the coding sequence ATGTCCCTTCTCGCCCGCCCGGCGGTGGCCGCCCTCGCGGCCAAGGCGATGCAGCGTCTCCTGGCAGTGGCGAGCCGCCGGGCCAGTGGGCCGGGTTCCACGGCCCACTGGTTCGCCCGCCTCCCCGAATACGCCCGCACCACCCGCGAGTTGACGATACCGACCTCGTTCGGCCCCGCCCGCGCCGTGCTGTATCTGCCCGTCGGCACCGAGAACGCCCCTCCCCCGCCGGTCCACGTCAACTTCCACGGCGGCGGCTACGTCATGCCGCAGATCGAGCTGGACGACCCGCTGTGCCGGTGCCTGGCCGCCGAGGCGGGTGTCGCCGTGCTCAACGTGGACTACGTGGTCGCCCCGCAACACCCGTTCCCCGCGCCGCCCCGGCAGGCCTTCGAGGTCGTCCGGTGGGTCGCCGGGCACGGAGGCGCGCACGGCTGGGACGGCGAGCGGCTCTCCGTGGGCGGCCAGAGCGCGGGCGGCGGCCTCGCGGCGGCGGTGGCCCGCCAGGCGCTGGAGGAGGGTGGCCCGTCGATCGCCCTCCAGGTCCTGCACTATGCGCCCCTCGACCTCGCCACCGCCGCCCGCGACAAGCGGGCCGCGATCGCCAGGCCGATGCTGCGCCCGTGGATGGCGGACGTCTTCGACAGCGCGTACATCCCGGATCCGAAGCAGCGGGGCGACCGTCTGGCCTCGCCCGCGCATCCCTCGGACACCGCCGACTTGAAGGGCATCGCGCCGGCCTTCGTCGTCACCGCCGAGCACGACCTCCTCAAGGCCGAGGGCGTGGCCTACGCCGACCGGCTCCGCAGGGCCGGATCGCTCGTCGGCCACCACGACGTCACCGGCGCCGACCACGGCTACGACACCAGGGACGACGCCAGGGCCCGCGAGGTGTACCCGCTGATCGCGGAGCAGGTGCGGCGGGCGTTCGGGGAGGAGACCTCGTAG